Part of the Cohnella candidum genome, GCCAAATCCGCGTTAGTCGATTTTGCAATGTTCCCAGGAATCGGATTCGGAGGCGAAACCGGATCCAGTCCTTCCAGCTTCCGCTTGTCCTCCTGGTACCGAATTTTCTCAGCTACAGCCAGCTTATCGAGATAGGCTGACTCCGCATGTTTCTTCTTGGCTTCTTCCGCTTTGCGGTTGGACTCTTCTTTCTGCTTGCGCTCTTCTTCCAACTTCTTCTTAAGCGCCTCTTCTTGTTTGATACGCTCTTGCTCTGCCTGCTTGTTGGCCGCCTCTTCCTTCTGTCTCTGGTTCTCCTGTTTTTGCTTATCTTGTTCGCTTAGTTGCTGACCCTTCTTCGACAAATCGATTTGCACGCCCGACTGGAGTTCAGCTTCATGGATCAAGGTATCGACCCGTTCTTTCGTTAGAACGCCGCCTTTTACCGCGCTGTCTGCGATTGCTCCGAGCAGGTTCTCGATATTGGATTTTTTGCGATTAATTTCTTCCGAAGTTTGAGCTCCCGCGTTATTAAAATAACGTTCAAGCTTTTCTTTATTTTCCTTGACGATATCTCCTGCCGCTTTGAGAATGGCTTCAACGATGAAGGGCTCGTTTTGGAGCATCAACAAATCCAAGTTGACGGGAGCGATAGAAATCTCGCCGGCACCCTTGTCACTCTTGAGCATGACGGCTTTCTCTGACGGATAAACATCTACCGACTCGGAATTTCCTTTGGGCGTCATGTTAACAACACCCGCCACGACCGTAAGACGACTGATGTTGCTCATCGGATCGACGGAAGCGAGCAAATGCGTACCGCGTACGCCCATGATAGCCGTCGGTGTTTCGATGGTAAACTCGTCGTTTTTGGAAGCGATCGATTTCACGTCCACCCAGGCTGTACCGTTCAACATGCTGACCTTCGTCCGCGTTCCTTTCTTGTCGGAGAGCTTGGAAAATGTCAGTGTCGTGTTGGCGGAGACCGAAATTTTATCGTCCTCGGTTGTACCGTTCGAAAATTGGAGGACAGCCGTGCTGTCCTCTCCGGTGAAAAGAATGTCCCCTTCGTTCAGGCTCATTTTCGTGAAGGCCTTGAATTGTTTGGTGCCCCCGGATTTCTTGACCTGAACGGTACCCTTCAAATCTTTAATAATGGCTACGCGCGAGGTCGCAGCATCTGCCTGATTCGCAAATATCCCTGCGATAGGCAGTGCGAAGAGTATGAGGGCTAAGAAACGAATGAGTCCAGCTCTTATTTTCATTTGGCCACTTCCTTCCTTACTTACTTTCGGCTTTACACAATAAGAAACCCGGAACTTACGCTGTTCCGGGTGGTTGAGACTAAGAAGTCGTTCTATCGGATGTTTCTAGTTCGCTAGCTTCATTATATCGCAAAATTTGTATTTTTTCTGTAATTTTCAACCAAATATATGACAAAGTACGAGTCTATCAAGCAGAGGGACGATGGATCGTAATCCAGTACGGATCGGATCCGTCATCCGGCTTTATCTGGTAATAGTTATCTCCATCCTGCAATTCCAAGAAGTAGATTCCTCCCTCGCCTGCCGTCACTTCCGTATCAGGACTACCCTCTTTCCATACCGTCCACTCGATCCCCGAATATCCGTTCGGCGTATATTCAAGAGCTACACCCTCAACGTCTGTTGAAACGTTATTGGTATAAGTATGATTCCACGGAACAAAGCCCGATAAGCTCGCGCTGTCTATTCGTACATCCGTCAACTCCGGCTCCGGATAAGGTCGAGTGATGATAATGCGATAGTTGGACCACCCTTCACTGTCGCTCGCTACCAAGTCGAAGGAGTTGGCTCCAAAATCCAGGGGGAGGCTGGCTGGATTTTGTAAGACGCCATTTTTGTATACGGCAGCCGTTACCCCGATATCTGTTGAGAAAACCGGCATGTAGACGGCAGAGACAACAGAACTTTCCACACTGCCAGTTGAATAGCCGTAACTCCCCCCACCTGGATGCGTTAACGAGATTGAATAGTCTGCCCCATTGTAATGATAGGCCATATTAAAACTCATACTGTAACGGGAAGAATCGCCATTGTATACTTTCAAGTTATATTCATCATGATAAACCTCAGCGATATCCTCCGTTACGATATCGAAAGAATGAATGCCCGCTGGAGACAGTGGAAGCGGAATTTCGTAAGGAGTTGCCACCTCCGCACCATTGACGGTCTTCACGGATGCCCACGAGGTATAATCCGAATCAAAGAAATTCATATACAAATTCGCTCCCAAAGCTCCGCCGTACACAGTAGAGAGATACGTATTGGGTCCGATTTGGGCAGCCGGCCGATAGCCTACTTTGATATTCGGAACGGGTTTCCCATTCTCAATGATAAAGAGCGCGACCGGGATCTCATATTCGTCAGATGACTCTTCTTTGGCATTGTCGTATACGTAAAGGAAATAGAAGTTCATACCTTCTTGCAACGTTACGGACTTACTGCCGCTCGTTTCCCAGGTTTGAACGGGAGCCGCGCGCATCTGATCAGCCGGAATTTCGCGGTATTCCGAGTCCCCCCATCCGTAAAGGGCTGCACTGTAATTGTTGCTGACAAAATTCAAAGTCAAATCGATACTGTCGGCGGGGGTATCGAGCCTCGTAATAGGTATGTTCTCTACATCCCTAAAAGAGTGCCAAGTAAGCGTGTTATCCCCGTCCGTCGCGCTAAATGAACTTAAGTAGTCGGATATTTGGTAAGTCGGCTCGCTTGGTGCCCTCGTGACGGTTAGGGTATAATTGCGAGTTGTCACGCCGTTAGGCGCCATAACGACAAAATCGAAAGTCGTTTCGTCACCAGGAGCGTTTAAGGCTAGCTTCTCCGTGGTTTTCGACGTCAGAACCGCAGAGTGGTATTTCACCGTGGCGTTCGATTCCTGAGTTACGAACGTCGCGACGATTTTTTGGATGTTGTTGCTTACCGACGCCTCGTATTCGGTCGGATCAACGGACGATTGCGTTACGGTGATCGGAGCGGCTGAACTGGAATCGTCCGTGTAACCAAACGCCCTGAGCGATTGCAATTGTGCGTTATCGGATAACACAACGCTTGAAGACGGTTGGCTGACCGGCACGGGTTGATTTCCAGGTGTCGAAGCTGCATCCAGTTTTTTCTTACTTTCGACGAATCGCTGTTTTTCCGCCTCCGAGAGAAGCTTCTCGTATTCCTCCTGGGCTTTTTTCTTTTTCTCCTCGTCCGATTTCTTATTTTCCTCTTCGCGCCTCAGCCGTTCTTCTTCAATTTTTTTGTTCAGATCAGCAAGCTTTTTACGTTCGTCTTCATCCTTTTTCCGTTGTTCGTCCGCCGCTTTTTTCGCTTCATCATCCTTTTTCTTTTGTTCGTACTGAAGACGCTTCTCTTCGTCGGAAAGGACGATATTCTTTTTGCTGAGATCGATCGTTACACCCGTTTGTGTTTGGGCTTCCTGAACCAATTGGTTCACTCGATCTTGTGAAATAAGACCGTTTTTCACCGCATTGTCAACGATAGCTCCGAGCAAGTTCTCCACGTTGGTTTTCTTGCGGGATAGATCATTGGACACGCCTGCATCCTCGAAATACTGATCCAATTTTTGTTGGTTCTCTTTTACGATTTCTCCCGCGGCTGTTACGATCGCTTCTATGAGGGATTTGTCGTTCTGCTTCATCAAGGTATCGAGATCGGCAGGTGCCACAATAATCTCCCCGACGTCCTCTTGTTCTTTAGTGACTAAGGCATTATTGCCTGGCTTCACGTCGTAGGATTCGTCGCTTCCAGCAGGTTTCGTGTTGACGACGCCAGCCGCCACTGTCAACCGTGTTGCACCGGTTTCCGGGTTAACGTTAACAAGCAAATGAGTTCCCCGGACGCCCATGATCGCGGTAGGCGTTTCCAACGTGAACTCATCGCTCTTGGAGGAGATCGACTTGACGTCCACCCAAGCCGAACCGTTAAGCATGCTGACTTTCGTCTTTGTCCCGTTCTTGTCGGAAAGCTTGGAAAAAGTCAGTGTCGTTCCGGAAGCGACCGACATTTTATCATCTTCGGAGGTTCCGTTCGCGAATTGAAGAACTGCAGAGCTGTTAGCGGATGTGGAGAGAACGTCTCCTTCGTTTAAGCTCATTTTCGCGAAAGCTTTAAACAGCTTGGAACCTCCGGATTTTTTGACTTGCACGGTGCCGCTCATTGATTTGATGATCGCGACACGTGATGTTGCCGCATGAACAGTATTAGCCGTTAAGTTGATCAGGGGTAAAGCTGCCAGCAACAGAGCCAACCCGTAAAGAAGCCCTTTTCGGAATCTCACTCTTATAACCTCCATGTTATTTCTATGTATTTTGCCTTTCGGCAGAATTGTCCGTATTTTGATTATAGAATCGAATCCTGTCGCATTTCTGTAATCTAGATTACAATTTGACAAAAAAAGGCGCCCTGAGCGGGCGCCTGACCTCTAATTCTTTAGAACGTTTTATCCCGGATGACGACGGTGGTTGCCGACTGATCCCATTGGATATCGAGGTTATTTTCTTCCGCGAAAAATCTGACCGGCAGGAACATCCGGTTTTGCTTGATAAACGCCGGTGCGTTCAAGGTAACCGTCGTATTCACGCCGTTTACCGTTTTGATGACGGTTTTGCTGCCGCTCTTGATCGTGTAGGTCGTATCGCCTTTGGTCAAGAAGGCTTCGTCGGTGGCATTGTTGTTCGTCACTTTATATTGCAAAGCTTCGGAAACGGCTCTTACCGGCAAGAACGTGTAGTTCGATTTCATTTGAGCCGGCACGTCGGAAGGCACCAATTTGCCGTTCAACAGAACGTTGATCGTTTTGCTCGGGAGAGTCGCGGGTTTCGTATACTTCTGCAAAACACGGATTTTGTTGCCATACTCGTCCGCGATGGCAAGACGTCCATCCGCAAGTACGGTGACATCCGTCGGATGGTTGAATTGAGCGGAACCCGTAACTCCATCCGTTTGGCCATACTCGGATCCTACACCGGCAAGCGTAGATACTTGCCCGCCTTTAATCAAACGGATCGCATGGTTCAAGCTGTCCGCAACAACAACGGTTCCGTCGGCGGTAACCGTAAGACCTTCTGGAGCGTTAAAGCGTGCAGCAGCGGCTGCCCCGTCGACGTAATCACCTTCCACATACGAAGCTTGGGAAGCATAGGAACCGCCGCCGGCAACGGTCGTGACTTGGCCGGAAGCAAAATCGAGGTAGCGGATCCGCTGGTTGCCACGGTCGCTGACATACAGATTGCCTTTCGCGTCGACGGCCACTCCGCTCGGCTCATTGAATTTCGCCGACGAAATAGCGCCGTCCAAGAAATCGCCCGCGTCTTCGACCGCACCTGGGAAGTATTCCACATTTCGGGTGGACGCAGCAGTCAACGTCGTGACTTTGCCGTCAGTGGCGATCTTCCGAATCACATGGTTCAGCGTATCGGCCACGTAAATGTTACCCTTCGCGTCGACTGCAACGTCGGTGGGATGATCGAAGGAGGCCTCCGAACCGATCCCGTCGGTGCTTCCGATTTTTCCGTTACCTGCAAGAGTCGTGACTTTGCCGTCTTTCGTGATTTTACGGATTGCGTTGTTTCCGGTATCGGCCACATAAATGTTGCCGGTAACGTCGATCGCCAAACCGGAAGGCAGCTCGAACGCCGACTGGGCCAGAATCGCATCATTCAAGCCGCCTTTCGGCAAGCCTGCATCATCCTCGCCTAGGTCCAGGCCCGCATAAGCGGAAACTTGTTCCGCAGTCAAAGTGCGAAGCAAATGGTTGCCGTTATCGGAAACGAGCAATTTACCGTCCGGCAACGCTACAACCGAGTGTGGGTGGAAGAACGTCGCGGCATTCGCCGCTCCGTTCTCGTGTCCCCACTCAGCTTTACCTGCCCACGTGCGGATTTCATAGAGTTTAGATGAGGTTGTCCAAGATGTGTCGGCTGCGGCGAAAGAAGAAGTCGCCCAAGAAACCGTAAGCGTAAATCCTAGTAAAAGGGCGGATAAGTTCTTTAACTTTTTGTTCATCGTATGGCTCCTGTCGTGTATTTTTACTTACTTTAAACCGGATGTTCTATTTCGAGCGGTTTGTCGCTTCTAATCAAGTAAATTTTGAAATCGAGATGATTCAATCGTGCCCGGTCCCAAACACGAACCTCGAAAATATAGGTATCCGGATTTGCCGGATCAAACGATGATGGTGTCATACCGTCCAAGACAAATACATGTCCAACCTTACTTACGGTCAATGACGGATTTTCGGAACCGGGTCTAATTTCGAGATCTTCATAATCTGAGTAATAATCTTTCAAGTATATACGAGAATCGTTAGAACCCGCTCCTAGGTAGTAAGTTAGGTAGGTTACAGTAGTAACGGACATCTCGTCTGAAGGCGGAAATCCTGCTCCAAACGCATCATCTGTTCTAAACCCAAAGGATTCGGCATACTCATCCAGATCTTCTGAAAAATATGGGTTAACAACGAGATCTGCCGCTTTCGTCCAATCAGAATCCGAAGTCCGCTTCATCCATAAAGTAAAGTTATCTGTGTCGTGGAGTTCAATTGTAAATTGGTGATCCGCGTCTGTGTCTGTGTCAGTAAAGTCCAATGCAGTCGTATGCTGGTAGCCATTATAGGTAATGTCGGTTACATGCTGTTCAACGTCTTGGTTGAGTCGCAATTGTATCATATAACCGGATTGAGGTTTGATATCCAAATCGACACTGTCGGCATAGGTAGTGTCGATGTAATATCTCGGTAGCTCATCCGTCGACAATCCTGTAACCGGTGTCCAATATCTGGTGTAGTTGCAATATCCACATTCACTATTGGGGGATGCAGACCAGGATTTCACGCCAGTTGGCAATTCCGCACGATACAACTTCAGCCAAGTGCGGTCTTCCATCCCCACATAATCGACACGGTATTCATTCATCCCCGGCTGCAACTTGACATGGAGATCGCCGTTATGATCTGAGTAATATTCGTACTCGTGGTCATATTCATCTTCAAGGTAACCTTGAGATGGTCTCAACCAAGGTAGTGATTCTTGATGATGGATGACGATATTCTCGTAACTCATTGGAATTTGTTTATAATATTGCGGCATCTCTATGCCATAGATTAAGTAATCATAACTTATTGGATCTCCGGCTTCCGTGGTGATTGTAAAAGGGTCGGTGTTCAGATCATTAAGAATAGAATCAATATCCCCTCTTACGTAATACAATGTTAGAGATTGACCGACCGATTCGCTTCCGTGTTTCAAGGTGAGCTTCATTGTCGTAACTTTGTTGTCAAGCAATCCTTCGATTAAATAACTATAGTAGCTACCGTCTTCTGATCCCGTAAAATGATATGTCGCCTTAGACTCTTCCGGTTCCAGAACCTGTAAGTCAACTCCGTTGACCACCGGGCTGGCCGAAGCATCCACACCGAATTCAAAATAAAGGGTGTCAGAGTATCCGTTCGTGACATATGATGTGTCGCCTATTTGATTCCAGTAATAGGTAATATTTGGTGATGCAGATGGGCCGTTGTTGTTGGAGTACCACCCGGACATTCCTTTCGGAAACGCCGCATGACTCACCGTCACATGGTATTCTTTCGTACTGACTAGAATCTTGACTGTCGTCCCGGATGCAAATTGATATAGCGGAATCCAGTACGTATCTCCTTCGGGATTCAAAGTTTCATATTCGGTAAGGAGACTCGGTTCTTCGAATTCCTTAGCGACACTCAAAGTACTGATCGACTGGTTGGCAGCAAAATCTTTCGTGAATTGGATGTAGTAGTTGTTGTTCGAGAGTTCGCCAAGATCCAACTCATTGCTCGTGAGCGAACTGTAAGGCACCTTCACTTCATTGCCCTTAGCATCTTTATAAATAATTCCGTAGAAAGACGGTACCGGATTCGAGATGACGCCACCGGAATTCGAGCCCGCCGAAGTCCCGCTGGACTCCTGCTGGCGCTTCTGAAGATCATCCTGGAACCGCTTCTTCTCCGCATCCGAAAGCTGCTTCTCATATGCTTCCTGCGCTTTCTTCTGCTTGTCCTCAAGAGCTTTCTTATTGGCTTCCTCTTGCTGCTTCTTCTGCTCTTCGAGTTTCTTCTGCAGCTCTTTGTCCCGCTTCTCTTCTTCCAACTTCAGCTGTTCCAATTTCTGTTGGCGGAGCTGTTCCTTGATGCGGTTAATAGCTTCCTGCTTTTTCTTTTCCTCGTCCGTTATCAGCAGGCTGGCATTGGTATAGTCCAGCTTCTGCCTGGTTGCGTCCAAAATTTGCTGAAGTACGTTGGTTTCGATTTTCTTCTTGTCGACCGCTTCTTTCACGAGCACGCCTAACAAGTTATCCAAGTTATGCGAGAGACGATCCAAGTCCGACTGGTTATTGATCGTCAGAGTGCCCGCATCCGGCTGCTTGCCTTGGTCGACCTCTTTCTTCAATTGATCCAGCAGCTGGTTGTTCTCTTCCCTGATCGCCGTACCGTTCTCGATGAATTTCTTGATGATTTCAGGCGAAGCTTGGCTGACGACTTCATTGACATTGATGATATTAATGCTATCCGCCAAGGAAGTTGGCGATTTGTCTGAACTCAAATCGATCTGTTGCGACGGATACACCAGGACGGAGTTCTGCCCATTGGATGCCGGGGTTTGCGTCTTCACTTTACCCGCCGCTACGACCAAAGACGTCGAGCCGGTTAAAGGATCCACGTTGACGAAGAAGTGCGTTCCCCGCACGCCCATGACGGCGGTCGGCGTTTCCAGCGTAAACTCGTCGTTCTTCGTCGAGATCGATTTAACGTCGACCCACGAAGTGCCGTTGAACATCGTCACTTTGGTACGGGTGCCGTTGCGGTCGGACAATTTGGAGAAAGTCAACGTCGATTTGGCCGCGACCGTCATTTGGTCGTCCTCTGAAGTGCCGTTCGCGAATTGGAGAACCGCAGAGGCGCCCGAATCGGTCGACAGGACGTCGCCTTCGTTCAGGCTCATTTTCGTAAACGCCTTGAATTGTTTGGAGCCGCCGGCTTTCTTCACCTGTACGGTTCCCGACATGGATTTGATGACGGCAACACGGGAAGTGGCCGCCTGTGTCGTGCCCGCGTAAACGCCCAGGAAAGGCATTGCCGCGAGCAGCAGCACCATGAACCTCAGAATCCCTTTTCTCATGAAATGCTTCACTCTCCTACCCTCTTAATCTTCTTTCGCTGCGGCGGCTTCTTGGATGGCCGGCGCGTCTTCCAGTCTTCCTAAAACCTCGTAAACGCGAATCGGGTGCGACTTTCCTTTGAACATCCGGTCTTCTCCCTCATTAAAGAGGAAGTATTCCTTCGTTTTCTCGTAAACGTGCTCCGAAACGTGGATCTGGCCCTTCTTCGTTTGCGATTCGATCCGGGCGGCAATGTTGACGTTATCTCCAATGGCGGTGTAATCCACGCGCAAGTAGGAGCCGATGTTGCCGACGACGACGTTGCCGGTATGGATGCCGATGCCCACATTGACTTCGACGCCGTATCTCTCGAGAATTTCATCGCGAATCTTGTTCATCGATTGTTGGATTTCATAGGCGGTTTTCACCGCCATCACCGGGTGGTTCTCCACGTCGAGCGGGGCGTTGAACAGAATCATGGCCGCGTCTCCGATGAACTTGTCGATCGTTCCGCGGTTGCGCAGCGTCGTCTCGGTGATCATGTTGAACATCGTGTTGAGCGTATCGACGAGCTCAGGCGGCGTCAGCTTCTCCGACAACGGGGTGAAGCCGCGGATATCCAGGAACAGGATCGTGATGTTTTTGGAGTCGCCGCCGAGTTTGATGTCGATATCCTGCGCCACGATCTGTTTGACGAGATCCGGCGAAATGTAACGACCGAATTGGCGGGTCACGAAGCTTTTCTGCGTGCTTTCCAGGTACGATTTGAGAGAAACGTTCGTGAGGTAGGCGAGCGTAATCGCGAGAATGATGTCCGCCGTTTTGATAATCGTCGTCGACTCCTGATAGTACATGTACTGTC contains:
- a CDS encoding cadherin-like beta sandwich domain-containing protein; translated protein: MRFRKGLLYGLALLLAALPLINLTANTVHAATSRVAIIKSMSGTVQVKKSGGSKLFKAFAKMSLNEGDVLSTSANSSAVLQFANGTSEDDKMSVASGTTLTFSKLSDKNGTKTKVSMLNGSAWVDVKSISSKSDEFTLETPTAIMGVRGTHLLVNVNPETGATRLTVAAGVVNTKPAGSDESYDVKPGNNALVTKEQEDVGEIIVAPADLDTLMKQNDKSLIEAIVTAAGEIVKENQQKLDQYFEDAGVSNDLSRKKTNVENLLGAIVDNAVKNGLISQDRVNQLVQEAQTQTGVTIDLSKKNIVLSDEEKRLQYEQKKKDDEAKKAADEQRKKDEDERKKLADLNKKIEEERLRREEENKKSDEEKKKKAQEEYEKLLSEAEKQRFVESKKKLDAASTPGNQPVPVSQPSSSVVLSDNAQLQSLRAFGYTDDSSSAAPITVTQSSVDPTEYEASVSNNIQKIVATFVTQESNATVKYHSAVLTSKTTEKLALNAPGDETTFDFVVMAPNGVTTRNYTLTVTRAPSEPTYQISDYLSSFSATDGDNTLTWHSFRDVENIPITRLDTPADSIDLTLNFVSNNYSAALYGWGDSEYREIPADQMRAAPVQTWETSGSKSVTLQEGMNFYFLYVYDNAKEESSDEYEIPVALFIIENGKPVPNIKVGYRPAAQIGPNTYLSTVYGGALGANLYMNFFDSDYTSWASVKTVNGAEVATPYEIPLPLSPAGIHSFDIVTEDIAEVYHDEYNLKVYNGDSSRYSMSFNMAYHYNGADYSISLTHPGGGSYGYSTGSVESSVVSAVYMPVFSTDIGVTAAVYKNGVLQNPASLPLDFGANSFDLVASDSEGWSNYRIIITRPYPEPELTDVRIDSASLSGFVPWNHTYTNNVSTDVEGVALEYTPNGYSGIEWTVWKEGSPDTEVTAGEGGIYFLELQDGDNYYQIKPDDGSDPYWITIHRPSA
- a CDS encoding FecR domain-containing protein, which translates into the protein MKHFMRKGILRFMVLLLAAMPFLGVYAGTTQAATSRVAVIKSMSGTVQVKKAGGSKQFKAFTKMSLNEGDVLSTDSGASAVLQFANGTSEDDQMTVAAKSTLTFSKLSDRNGTRTKVTMFNGTSWVDVKSISTKNDEFTLETPTAVMGVRGTHFFVNVDPLTGSTSLVVAAGKVKTQTPASNGQNSVLVYPSQQIDLSSDKSPTSLADSINIINVNEVVSQASPEIIKKFIENGTAIREENNQLLDQLKKEVDQGKQPDAGTLTINNQSDLDRLSHNLDNLLGVLVKEAVDKKKIETNVLQQILDATRQKLDYTNASLLITDEEKKKQEAINRIKEQLRQQKLEQLKLEEEKRDKELQKKLEEQKKQQEEANKKALEDKQKKAQEAYEKQLSDAEKKRFQDDLQKRQQESSGTSAGSNSGGVISNPVPSFYGIIYKDAKGNEVKVPYSSLTSNELDLGELSNNNYYIQFTKDFAANQSISTLSVAKEFEEPSLLTEYETLNPEGDTYWIPLYQFASGTTVKILVSTKEYHVTVSHAAFPKGMSGWYSNNNGPSASPNITYYWNQIGDTSYVTNGYSDTLYFEFGVDASASPVVNGVDLQVLEPEESKATYHFTGSEDGSYYSYLIEGLLDNKVTTMKLTLKHGSESVGQSLTLYYVRGDIDSILNDLNTDPFTITTEAGDPISYDYLIYGIEMPQYYKQIPMSYENIVIHHQESLPWLRPSQGYLEDEYDHEYEYYSDHNGDLHVKLQPGMNEYRVDYVGMEDRTWLKLYRAELPTGVKSWSASPNSECGYCNYTRYWTPVTGLSTDELPRYYIDTTYADSVDLDIKPQSGYMIQLRLNQDVEQHVTDITYNGYQHTTALDFTDTDTDADHQFTIELHDTDNFTLWMKRTSDSDWTKAADLVVNPYFSEDLDEYAESFGFRTDDAFGAGFPPSDEMSVTTVTYLTYYLGAGSNDSRIYLKDYYSDYEDLEIRPGSENPSLTVSKVGHVFVLDGMTPSSFDPANPDTYIFEVRVWDRARLNHLDFKIYLIRSDKPLEIEHPV
- a CDS encoding stalk domain-containing protein codes for the protein MNKKLKNLSALLLGFTLTVSWATSSFAAADTSWTTSSKLYEIRTWAGKAEWGHENGAANAATFFHPHSVVALPDGKLLVSDNGNHLLRTLTAEQVSAYAGLDLGEDDAGLPKGGLNDAILAQSAFELPSGLAIDVTGNIYVADTGNNAIRKITKDGKVTTLAGNGKIGSTDGIGSEASFDHPTDVAVDAKGNIYVADTLNHVIRKIATDGKVTTLTAASTRNVEYFPGAVEDAGDFLDGAISSAKFNEPSGVAVDAKGNLYVSDRGNQRIRYLDFASGQVTTVAGGGSYASQASYVEGDYVDGAAAAARFNAPEGLTVTADGTVVVADSLNHAIRLIKGGQVSTLAGVGSEYGQTDGVTGSAQFNHPTDVTVLADGRLAIADEYGNKIRVLQKYTKPATLPSKTINVLLNGKLVPSDVPAQMKSNYTFLPVRAVSEALQYKVTNNNATDEAFLTKGDTTYTIKSGSKTVIKTVNGVNTTVTLNAPAFIKQNRMFLPVRFFAEENNLDIQWDQSATTVVIRDKTF